Genomic DNA from Methanofollis sp. W23:
ATTGCTTTCAACCGCATGATCTTGGACTTTGCGTCGCCCTCGCCGCCTGAGATGATCGCACCCGCGTGCCCCATCCGCTTGTTCGGCGGGGCGGTGACCCCGGCGATATAGGCCACGACCGGAAGGTCGGTCGACCGAACCCCTTCTTCCTCCAGGTTGCCGCCGACCTCGCCGATGAGCACCACGGCCCTGGTCTGGGGGTCTTCTTCGAAGCGGGCCAGGGCGTCGGCAAAGGTCTGGCCGATGATCGGGTCGCCCCCGATCCCGATGACCGTGGACTGGCCGATCCCGGCCCTGGTCAGTTCGTCGACGACCTCGTAGGTGAGCGTCCCGCTCCTTGAGATGACCCCGACATGCCCGCGAGAGTAGAGGTGGGTCGGCATGATCCCGAGTTTGAGTTCGCCAGGCGAGAGGAGGCCAGGACAGTTCGGGCCGATGACCGTGCACCCGATCGTCTCCGCATACCCGATCGCCTTCATGGCGTCATGGACCGGGATATGTTCGGTGATCGCCACGATCGTCTCGATCCCGGCATGGGCGGCCTCCATGATCGAGTCCCCTGCCGCGCCGGCAGGGACAAAGAGGACGCTTGCAGTAGCGTCGTGCTCGGCCAGGGCCTCCTTGACACTGTCGTAGACCGGGACGCCGCAGACTTCCCGGCCTCCCTTGCCCGGGGTGACCCCGGCAAGGACGCCTGCCCCGCCGACCGACCTGGCATACTCGTTCATCAGGTTGATATGGAAAGAACCCTGCTTCCCGGTGGCGCCCTGCACGATGATCCCGGTGTTCTTGTCTCCATAGATCATGCGGTCACCTCCACCGCGGCCCTGACGGCCTCGTCCATGCTCCCGAGCATCTTGTAGCCGTGCCCGGCAAGGAGTTCTCTCCCTTCTTTCTCGTTTGTCCCGGCGAGACGGACGATCACCGGTTGGTCGACCCCGGCCTCGATGATCCCGCGGGCCACCTCGTCGCAGCGCGTGATCCCGCCAAGGAGGTTGACGATGATCACCTTCACCGCGGGCATGTCCGCCACGAGTTCGACGGCGTACTTCACCCGGTCTTTATCGGCACCGCCGCCGACGTCCAGGAAGTTCGCCGCTTTCCCGCCGAAGTGGTCGATGAGGTCCAGAGTGGACATGGTCAGCCCGGCGCCGTTGCCGATGACCCCGATCGAGCCGTCGAGTTCGACATAGGAGAACCCATGCCTCTCGGCCTCGCGCTCGCGCCTGGTGAGGTCGCGGTTCACCGCGATCTCCTGGCGGGTCAGGGCATTGTCGTCGACGATCAGTTTGGCGTCCGCCGCATAGACCCCCTGGGGGGTGGTGACCAGGGGATTGATCTCGGCAAGGAGAGCGTCCCGGTCGCAGAAGACATGATAGAGTTTGTTGATAGTCTCTCCGACCTCGGAGGGTGCGTCCCTGATCAGTTCGCGCAGCAGGAACCGCGGGATATTGCGCAGGAGCGGGGTGAACGAGACCTTCCTGATCGCGTCCGGGTTCTTCCTCGCGGTCTCCTCGATATCGACCCCGCCGATATCGGCAAAGAGGACGACCGGCTGCTTGGTCGAGCGGTCCATGGTGATGCTCACGTAATATTCGTGCTGGATCTCCAGGTGTTCCTCGATGAGGACGCGTGCGACCTTGACGCCTTTGATCTTTCTGGCAAACAGTTCTCTGGCGGCCAGGACCGCAGTGTCGGTGTTGGCCATCAGGACGCCGCCGGCCTTCCCCCGTCCGCCTACGTCGACCTGGGCCTTGACCACGACCTCTGGCCCGACCTTGCGGAGGTTGAGGACCGCTTCCTCGTGGTCGCTGATCAGGATGCCCTTTGGCACTTGAATGCCATGTTGTTTAAAAAGTTCTTTTGCTTCAAATTCAAGCAGTTTCATCTTGTATGCTCCTTGTGCCGAGGTCAAAGCCGAGTTTCAACGCCCGCATATTGAGGT
This window encodes:
- the sucD gene encoding succinate--CoA ligase subunit alpha; protein product: MIYGDKNTGIIVQGATGKQGSFHINLMNEYARSVGGAGVLAGVTPGKGGREVCGVPVYDSVKEALAEHDATASVLFVPAGAAGDSIMEAAHAGIETIVAITEHIPVHDAMKAIGYAETIGCTVIGPNCPGLLSPGELKLGIMPTHLYSRGHVGVISRSGTLTYEVVDELTRAGIGQSTVIGIGGDPIIGQTFADALARFEEDPQTRAVVLIGEVGGNLEEEGVRSTDLPVVAYIAGVTAPPNKRMGHAGAIISGGEGDAKSKIMRLKAMGVDVASRPSEIPGIIKSLL
- the sucC gene encoding ADP-forming succinate--CoA ligase subunit beta; the encoded protein is MKLLEFEAKELFKQHGIQVPKGILISDHEEAVLNLRKVGPEVVVKAQVDVGGRGKAGGVLMANTDTAVLAARELFARKIKGVKVARVLIEEHLEIQHEYYVSITMDRSTKQPVVLFADIGGVDIEETARKNPDAIRKVSFTPLLRNIPRFLLRELIRDAPSEVGETINKLYHVFCDRDALLAEINPLVTTPQGVYAADAKLIVDDNALTRQEIAVNRDLTRREREAERHGFSYVELDGSIGVIGNGAGLTMSTLDLIDHFGGKAANFLDVGGGADKDRVKYAVELVADMPAVKVIIVNLLGGITRCDEVARGIIEAGVDQPVIVRLAGTNEKEGRELLAGHGYKMLGSMDEAVRAAVEVTA